CAATCATAATGCCTTCTTTAAATTCATTGCACTGAGTGTTCTCTGTCATCATCTCCGATTGCCTCATGGATTCAGTGGTTTTTGATCTAGTTCCCTCAGGCCATGTCTTACCCTGCGAGCTTCCCATTACCAATTTCAATGGACATCAGGGACAGAGTTTAAATGTGGGTTCTGATACAGAAGCGCCAATGATAGAGGATTGTTCATTGCTTCAACCCAGTGATCAGATTCTTCAATTGAAATTGAGTTTAAGAAACTAAGAGAATGAGgatcaagagagagaaacaCAGATTTTGAGGGAAGAATGGTAGTTACTTTTCATTACTGATTCAATATGGCTGGTTGGACAAGGTTGGACCATAAACTAGTCGCCGAGCTGGTTAGGTTCGAAAGAAGACCAGAGATGCATATAAACCAGTCCAAAATGACCTGGTTTTACTGGTTTATTTGGTTTTACAGGTTCAGAACTGGtcatattaattttgttaaaattgcTGAAtatctcataatttttaatgatctATTTTCTTTAATAGATGGGTAAAAAtagagaggaaaaaaataaaaaaaaatgaagttttaAATAGTTcgattcctttatttttttaaaatcccCAATCTCTATTAGTACAAACTCTTTGTTTTAAATCCCCAATGGTTTTCCTGATAAATGGCATCTCCATCCAACCATACCTTTGCTTCCATCACCAATAGTTTAAATTAAACTTTATTTGCATGTATTATGATGATGATATTTGAACACCTTTGTTAATTAgttgtatttttaattacattgtAATCATGAAATGTGAACATTTAATTAGTGATTCAtgttttatgatattttaatatttttttgaatgttACTAATTGCCAATAATATGTTCATATATAACCTAAACAATGACATTGTTATATTATAGGTATAAGTTTCTAAACCATTGGTTCGATCATTGAACCAATGAACTAGTATCCTGGCTAGTTCGATGACCAGTCCAGTTTTAACTATGTCCAAAACAGTTGCAGTGTGTCAACTAACCAGGCAACTGAAAACCAACCCCTGCTAACTACCAACTATCTATATAACAATCCTCAGCTACCATGTCCAAACAATAAAAGCTCATAGGAAATGGCGCCACAAGCTAGCTTAACTAGAGTTGTATCTGAAGGCATGCTATCAGAAATACTTGATTTCCTGCTTAAGTTTCCCTGCTCAACCTCAATCAGAATTCTTCAATTCCAGCTAGTATCTCTGCCTGGACAAGCCACCTTCCTCTAATTCTTCTACATACTGAGCTCTGCTCTTCTTTTTGGATTATGATTGCTCTTCTTCTTTTGGTCATCAATCCCCTTGTGATCAATTTGATCTCTTCCTTCTCCTAATTGCACGTCAGATTCATTGTCTCCTCCTAGGGGGTTTATCTTGATCTGCATAAGATTCAAGCAATTGTAGATTGGCAAATTCCAAAGTCTATCCATGATGTtagctgttttcatggattagCTACCTTCTATTGTTGGTTTATTAACAGGTTTAGCATCATTATGGCTCCCATCAGAGAATGGATGAAAAGAGAGGGAATGCTACTGGACAAAATACGTGACATAGGCATCCGAAATCATAAGAAACACCCTAGTAATGCGACTTCTAGATTTCTCTAAGGAGTTTAAGGTGAACCGTGACGCATCGGGGATAGGCATAGGTGGAGTCCTTAGTCAAGAACACCGCCCCATTGCTTATTTTTTGAAAAGCTGAagccaaataaaaataatcgaCCTATAGCAAGGAATCTTATGCAATCACCCAATCCTGTCATCGGCATCACTACCTGTTACCCCAAGTATCTGTCCTCTACTTAGACTATGAAGCTCTTCATTTCTTGAattctcaaaagaaattgaactgTAGACATGGCCATTGGATTGAATATCCGCAAACCTATTCTTTTGCTGTGAAACATCGATTAGGAGTTGAAATAAAGTTGCCGATGTTCTTTGGAAATACATTATCTTCTTAACCACATTGAATGTTGAGGTTATAGGGTTTGAACGACTTAAAAGGGACACATGCCTTGACTTGGGAGAAATCTTTCTTGCCTAAAGGAAGGGCAACTTGACACCTTAGGTGATTTTTACCTTCAGGATGGATACCTCTTTCGTGTCAATAGGAGTTGTATCCACAGAACACTAGCAAGAGATTTCTTGTGTCATGCAGGAGCTATTTTTGGACACTTTGAGCATAAGAAAACCATTGAAGAAGTAGAATGCAAATCTTATAGCCAAGTCTAAAAAGGAGTTATAGTCAAGATGCTCATTCAGTCTTACATGTGTCAATTGGCCATGCATGAGAAGCGCAACACTGTATTGTACACTCTCTTACTTGTCCCTAGCTGTCAGTATGGATTTTGTCCCTAAATAGTATGAGTCAATTTTTGTGGTCATGGACCGATTTTCCAAAATGGCCCATGTCATCTCATCTAGCTAGATGTCTGATACCTCTCAGATTGTTAGGATTTATTTCAGTGAGATGGCCTTCCTTCATTAGTTATTTTTGGAAAACCTATAGCATCTGGTAGACACCACGTTGAAAATTTCCCATTGCATATAATCTGCAAATGGACAAACAGAGTTTGTCAACCATACCCTAGGAAACTTGTTGAGATGCTTAGTCTGAGACAGCCATAGGAACTGTGACTTGATTCTCCACACTGCATAATTTGCCTATAATAACTTTACTAAAAAGGTTTATTGGTATAAATCCTTTTGAAGTGGTACATGACTACAAACCTGAGAAGTCTGTAGACCTCATTCCCAGGTCACCCCATGTCTGATTGTCAGAATCCTTTGATGCATTTGCAATTTTGCACAACACATTCATGATTTACATGTTGAGGTCAATAAGCAACTCGAGGCAAGTGCTGCATTATACAGACTTTGAGCTAACATTCACATGTACCTTGTTGAATTTATGTTGTGGTCAGTTGTAGGCTGGAGTAGTTTTTTGCAGGCACAAATTAATCTCACTTcagggacattttggtaatttacccCTTGGcttttgttttgtgtgtgtgtgtgtgtgtttaatgTGTGGGCGAGTGTAATTTCACCTAGATAACTGGacttaaacaaataataatatgtgAAACAGACAAGTAATTTAGGAACCTATCCTCGCATCTTGACCgtcatgattcattatcttaaCTGGCCAATTTCAGTTGGGGTCCAACATGCTATGGCTGCTAAAGTTATTCAGAGAAGGTTAAGACTGGCTAGGCAGGGTTCTATGAAAACAGAAAGTCAAAACAGGTTGGGTGTAATTTGTGACCTTCATAGTAGTGTCATGGTGGGGGGTAATAGTTTGGGTTAATTACAGCGGATTAAGTGCGTCACCCCAGACTGGAATTGGCCAAGTCATAGGTTAATTAATCACACTGGTCAAAGTCAGAGGATAGGTTCTTAAATTCTGTGTATTTTTAcatattattatgtgttttaagtCCAGTTATCGAggtgaaattacaaaaatatcaccACGGGCAAAATTACGACAATGCCCCAGAAGTGAGGTCCATGGCCCTGAATGGATACGAGGAGTCATGAATGTTTCGGTAGAGAATGTGTTATCCTCTTGTCTTGGGTTTAACTGGGTTCGTGGTTTCCCATAGATTCAGTTGAAAGATGATAAATCTTTGTAACTAACTGTGGCTAGTAGGGTTAATCTCATTTAGTTGATCACATAATGTGATCTAGAATCTTGAGTTCACTGCCTGCTTGTTCAGTTGTTTGGGCATGGTACAAAGATGATCATCTTGTTGATCTGTACAAGATGCTCTTGGGACTTCCGTTGTGATGGTCAATTTCTCTGGCCATCACCACTGTCCACTGAGGTCTCAATccccaaaattgaaaaaaacaaagaataacaaaaatttatgaTTCAAAAGTTGAGATGATTTCAGCtactaattttttgtttatgcaTGTGCAGGGTGCGTTTGGAATGTCCCATCAGCAGGCTCTGCTTCAGGTTACAGCTCAGGCTGCACAAGTGAATTCCCAAATGCACAACCAAGTTGAATTTCTGCCTTCTTTATCAGCTGCTCCTGCTGGATCACTGTCTCAATTCCCATCCTTTGTTTCCAATGTGACAACACATCAACAAATTCCGCCGGCCATGCTAGACCCTACCACCTTGAAGGAATCTTctgatctctccctctctgacCATAGATCCCAGCCTTCTTCCTTGGTTGTTGATAAGCCCACTGATGATGGTTTTAATTGGCGTAAATATGGGCAGAAGCAGGTGAAGGGCAGTGAATATCCTCGAAGTTACTACAAATGTACACATCCAAATTGTCCAGTCAAGAAGAAGGTTGAACGTTCTCTTGATGGCCATATAACTGAAATCATATACAAGGGCCAGCACAACCATGAGCCACCTCAACCTAGTAAGCGTGCTAAAAGTACtggaaatttgaatgaaaatataaataatcaGGGAAACTCTGAATTTCCCAAGGAAGGTCATATTGGGAATTTGAAGAGATCTAAAGAAGGGTTCGCTGCTTATTCACTGTCCATGAAAGACCAGGAGTCAAGCCAAGCTACACCTGAATGTGTTTCAGGATCTGGCGATAGTGAGGAAGAAGGTGCAGATGACAGTAGAATTGATGAGAGGCTTGAAGATGAACCTGAAGCAAAGAGAAGGCATACACTTTTTTGCCTAAACAGAAAACTATTCATACAggaatagatatttattttcaacttttCCTTATCGCTActtttttcctttccatttttCCTTATGCAGGAACATAGAGTTAAGGGTTTCAGAGCCAGCTTCATCACAACGCACAGTTACAGAACCAAGGATCATTGTACAGACAACCAGTGAAGTTGATCTTTTGGATGATGGTTACCGATGGCGAAAGTATGGCCAGAAAGTTGTTAAAGGAAATCCTTACCCAAGGTAATACTTCACTTTTGATTTATCATCATGACCatgataaaatatcaaatctgTGGCAAGAGGTCCTGGTTGTAGCTTCTATGAGGATCTTTCAGAATCCATTTTCCTTATACCTCTTATACCAATTGACCCATGATCATCACTATTTCCGTTGCCCTAGAATTGACATTTTCAGAATCATTTTGCATCAGCCAGCCACAGTTTCATTCCTCTTAGTCTCTGTGCGGAAACAATTAATTACTGTGTTCCTTTTGTACAAGGCAGGGGAGGGGCTAGGAAACAAGAAGATTGGGACTTACCTTTTTTGCAAACAAATATGTTTTGTTAGACTGAGGCAGACAATAGACAATAATTATGTAACAGAACAAATTTGCAAGTCCTCATCTTATTGTAGATGCATACCTTATGGTTAACTTTTTGTTCTCTAGGttgaaatgaaattttgggAGGATTGTGGGGGACGAATATTATTCTCAGGAATAGATTGAGCCGTGCAATAGCAATTATGGTAAATACATAATTGACTAATTTCAGGTCCTAATATAAGGATAGGTGATGCAGTGCTTAAGTAATGTCTTATATGGGAGGTCAAAGCAAAAGAAAGCATTTTAATACTGTaaaccttatcttatctctgCAGCTTATTTTCTTATCTCCCTTAGAAACAAATCCATCCGGGCTCAGCCCCCACCTACACAGCTCCTCCTTGACATTTCCTTAGGGCTAGGCTCAATGTCCCATGAAACAACCATGGCAGGGAGGATAAGGGAGGATGAAGTGTTCCATCCTGTCTAAGCTGTCCATTCCCAACTCATTTCATATTTCAGATGTTAAAACATAccatagaaaatgataaaactaagccaattaattatttacaaaGACATCTGTAAAGGCAGAGTAAACTAAGAATTAAAGTTGTTATTACAATATATCAAGTCAGCAACCATCATCTAATACAATAAAGGaggagaatgaaaaaaataggtgaagaagaaaagaagttgtagcaaaagaagaacaaagaagggaaaaaaataacgcaaagaagaaaaagaactgCAGTAGTGGAAGAGGAAAAACTGCTTTAGCAGAGACAGAAGAAGAATTAAGAGGAAGAAATGCGacagggaaaaaaaaactattgtaGCAGGAGGAGAAAATTAGgttgagaagaaaaagaacaagggaaaggaggaagaagaaaatgggataAATTAGGTTAGCTTCTTCTTATATTCTTATGTTGGCTGCCTAATAACTAGCAAAATTAAGGCATAAAAAAcaccaattttttattatatgataACTGGGACAAATCAGGTTTgtcatttttgaatattttcacGACTCAATCCCACATTGGTAGTCTATTAGAGAGGTCTTGGGTATATGGGACACCGTTGGTGCTCCCTCAAAAGAATTAGCTACAGGTGGCTATTGGGTTCATGGGACCGTGATGTAATATACTCAAAACCTGCCTAGTAGATTATCAAAATGGGGGTTGGGTCATGACaaatatatcatttaataaccctAAAAAACATTTCTCAAGTGTATCTAGCCCAATTTCTGGACATATATGTCCCCTGCATGTTGACAACATATCCAACAAAAAGAAATGGACAGCTTGGACAGTGTCTGCCACGTCACACGCTTGTCTGCGTTCACAGAATGTTTTGTACCTGTATATGTTGCACACGAGTCGCAAATGTTTCTGCTTTTGAGGCTTCAATCATTCTGTGCTGGTAATCTGTTGCTGTTGACTATATCCTTAACGTGTGCCAGGGTTGCTATGCTCTTTTTAACTGCTACTGCATATTGTTTTTTCTAGTATTTTTCTTGAAGCATGTTGCTGCTATCTGCAGGAGCTACTATAAGTGCACATACCAAGGTTGCAATGTCCGTAAGCACATTGAAAGAGCTGCAAGCGACCCTAAAGCTGTGATAACAACATACGAGGGCAAACACAATCATGATGTACCGGCAGCTAGAAACAGCAGTCACAACATGGCAAACAACATCTCACAATTGAGGCCGCAAAATGCCTTGATTGACAACAAGCATACTTTAACAAGACAAACAGATTTGGGGAACAATAATCCACAGCCTATAGCAGTCCTAAGGCTTAAAGAAGAATTAACATAGCTTCTTGGAATCAGATGACAGGGAAAGATTCAAGAGACTGGGGGAACTGAAGATTGGAAATTAATTCGCCAGAAGATGTGACTTCCATCTCTTGGTTGTGAACTAATGCTTGAGACCATGGTTTTAGTCCAGCCTCAACTTACAATGTGCAAAAACAATAAAGGACAGGATatacaaagagaaaaacaagtaGATAGTTTGAACCAAAAGGCTGTCACTACAAGCATGCAAAGATTTAATTGCACAGAGAAATTGTTGTATCTATACAAATGTGATGGGGGTATACTGTAGCTGTAGTGTCATTCTTCTGTGCATTCTTTTGTTAATGATAATTTGATGGTAATGTTGTTGCAATTGTTACTGTTGCAGTTGGAATAAAGAGTAGGCATTTGggcttcttcatcttctctctctctctctctctctctctctctctctctctttatatatatatatatatatctgcttCTTGCTATATTTCCAAGTTCTTCTAAACTTGGTTTAGTCTGACCAAAATGAGTCCATTTTAAGTGAGCTGATGTTACATGTAGTTTTTTCATGccctttctccctctcattttcacTTGAGGTAGTGAATTCTACCCTGCAAAAAGAAGCCATCTTTTGACATGGGAGAGTTGAACATGGGAGAGTTgaacaaatgataaaaatgaacacgtttttcattgtttttttttttatgtaaaaataaaaatataaaaatagatataaaaaattaaagatgaaaagaaccctaaaaaaattaattttctaattttttaactttataccATGAAttgggaaatatatatattttatttttatctaaagtTATAGTAAATGAGTAATATGACTttttaaaacactaaaaatttaatttttagtaaatgaataatatgacttttattaaaaaaatatttaattaaatataaatataaatttcattatCTATTTAAGTAAACATAAACATAAGTTATTTTTATCGCCAATGAGATCACTAAAATAGTACAGACATAATTGTTCTCATCTCTAATGTAATTACAAAACAGAAacatgtttttaaattaaaaatacatttttaatatttttttaatattgaaaaacaTCTCAAAAACGTTTCTAAAATTACGAAAAtagcttaaaaatattttttagtatttcttgacatttcaaagaaaaaaaatgtttcaaaaaccCGAAGCAACACCATGCAATATAGGATACTTCATTTATATTTAGTACAAAATGGTAGCAATACCAAATGACATTAAAGGTACTGTTCCgggtatattatttatatatataataaaaattgataatatatattatatttgtaagtAAGGTCGTAGATAAGGTATCAAATTTGCATTAAATACAGTATAATCAATGGGCGAATAAAGCATAACCATatctataataaataaattataagctctcaaataacataataattaattcaaataaaagataataatgaataaattcATCGTTATTTGTTTGCCAGCAAAAgaaatttcaataaaataaaagatatttggAGGTTGCCATTTTGGTACATTATTTTTTGGTACATTTGGGTCTAAATTTATCCTTTAGGTTTGAACCTAAGAAATAGAAGAATCAAGGGTATTATTGGAAATGGCAGATTTTCAAATGACATTATTTAAAAACCTTCTATCCCAATGCAATTAACATAGGCtcatcataaaaataattcaatcttTTGTGAATTCCTAATTTTATACAATcctttaattttgacaatttagtttaaattaactCGATTGAATATAACTTTAtctattgatttaaaaaatatatattcatactTAACATGTCAGGTATTATATAgtaatactattaattatacgtgcatataaataaaaaatatatatataactttttaCATACAatctgtttatttttttatttatgtatatatatatataaatattattattatataacatttaaCATGTCAAGTTAATATAAATACacttcttttaaattaattttatatatttaaaaaaactatacccaaataaactaatttagatcaaaatttaaaaaattaaataaaattataaattcacgaaaatgattgaattattttgatgattaccCCTTTACATAGAGAAAAACATACAATGTACAGGCTGATTGGTTGTGGTTGTCTCCATATGTTTGCTAATCTGATTTCAGTGTGGACACATTTCCACCAAAATACATGTTCttttttaacattaataaaaGAGTCATCCACCTAAGGGGGAAcaatattcttgaataaatgaGCTCCAATAGCTATAATTTAACTGTAACAGAACTCAGTCAGGTACCATTACCAACAATAGCTTTGTATATCTGCGATTAAGTCCCAACAGCATCAGATATGTATACTCTAAAACGCTCTTCCATGAATGTAAGCATATATTCTTGGGTATTGTTATTCGTTTCAACGATACCCTAGGCTGCGAGACTCCTTGCTTTGTAAGAGTTGAAATATGATTGCATTTGTGTGCAAgtactaaaatataaaagaaaccatattttccaaaaaCCTAGGTTAAT
The sequence above is a segment of the Diospyros lotus cultivar Yz01 chromosome 7, ASM1463336v1, whole genome shotgun sequence genome. Coding sequences within it:
- the LOC127806625 gene encoding probable WRKY transcription factor 4 — its product is MAKNEGSSSPPPPRTSSSASLRPSTITLPPRGGIDGLFAGLEGFSPGPMTLVSSFFSDADPYSDCRSFSQLLAGAMASPAARPDDPSSRDNKESGDFDFRFKQNRPSGLMVPHPAAFGVPPGLSPAGFVELPGWFSPTQGAFGMSHQQALLQVTAQAAQVNSQMHNQVEFLPSLSAAPAGSLSQFPSFVSNVTTHQQIPPAMLDPTTLKESSDLSLSDHRSQPSSLVVDKPTDDGFNWRKYGQKQVKGSEYPRSYYKCTHPNCPVKKKVERSLDGHITEIIYKGQHNHEPPQPSKRAKSTGNLNENINNQGNSEFPKEGHIGNLKRSKEGFAAYSLSMKDQESSQATPECVSGSGDSEEEGADDSRIDERLEDEPEAKRRNIELRVSEPASSQRTVTEPRIIVQTTSEVDLLDDGYRWRKYGQKVVKGNPYPRSYYKCTYQGCNVRKHIERAASDPKAVITTYEGKHNHDVPAARNSSHNMANNISQLRPQNALIDNKHTLTRQTDLGNNNPQPIAVLRLKEELT